A genomic region of Brevibacillus sp. JNUCC-41 contains the following coding sequences:
- a CDS encoding GNAT family N-acetyltransferase produces the protein MYIRKATPEDADKAAVLTRLAIKEIAEVLTGETEEERILSVLADLFRKSGNRISYENTLVSEHDGQVSGLIIAYHGKDAESLDEPIVKQLRMKMKDPSVTLDKEAEMRDFYLDTVSVDPNFQGKGIGSALIQYVEGYAKQKGYPRISLVVENENEAANRLYSRLGYREMKTISISSHEFRYMVKKIEEPPV, from the coding sequence ATGTATATCAGGAAAGCGACACCGGAAGATGCGGACAAGGCAGCCGTATTGACCCGGTTAGCGATTAAGGAAATTGCAGAAGTTTTGACAGGCGAAACGGAAGAAGAAAGAATACTTTCCGTTCTTGCTGATTTGTTCAGGAAAAGCGGGAATCGGATCAGTTATGAAAATACCCTTGTCAGTGAACATGATGGACAAGTATCTGGATTGATCATTGCTTACCATGGCAAGGATGCCGAAAGTTTGGATGAACCGATAGTGAAACAATTAAGGATGAAAATGAAAGACCCTAGCGTTACGCTCGATAAGGAAGCGGAAATGAGGGACTTTTATTTGGATACTGTGTCCGTTGACCCGAATTTTCAAGGAAAAGGAATTGGTAGTGCACTGATTCAATATGTAGAGGGGTACGCTAAACAGAAGGGATATCCAAGAATTTCTTTAGTCGTTGAAAATGAAAATGAAGCGGCGAATCGTCTCTATAGCAGATTAGGATATAGGGAAATGAAGACCATTTCGATTAGCTCCCATGAATTTCGCTATATGGTGAAGAAAATAGAAGAACCCCCTGTTTAA